Proteins co-encoded in one Brassica oleracea var. oleracea cultivar TO1000 chromosome C4, BOL, whole genome shotgun sequence genomic window:
- the LOC106339846 gene encoding vacuolar amino acid transporter 1-like, with translation MNHVPSDQSFYIESEDEDDRKDYAEEEEDGHSHSDSSDANDEHHTQNKPNSYTTAWPQSYRQSIDLYSSVPSPSIGFLGNNSMTRFGSSFLSSSLIRRHTPESLPVVTKPLLEAEEQAPPPPKHRLSSHGLLPPVPSRRSSMRKEERVSHEVPMSRNSSYGQAVMNGLNVLCGVGILSTPYAAKEGGWLGLGILFIYGLLSFYTGILLRYCLDSESDLETYPDIGQAAFGTTGRIFVSIVLYLELYACCVEYIILESDNLSSLYPNAALSIGGFELDARHLFALLTTIAVLPTVWLRDLSLLSYISAGGVIASVLVVLSLFWIGLVDDVGIHSKGTTLNLSTLPVAIGLYGYCYSGHAVFPNIYTSMANPNQYPSALLTCFTICTLMYAGVAFMGYTMFGEATESQFTLNLPQDLVATKIAVWTTVVNPFTKYALTLSPVALSLEELIPSRHNKSHWYAIAIRTALVFSTLLVGLAIPFFGLVMSLIGSLLTMLVTLILPPACFLSIVRRKVTRTQMMLCVLIIVVGAISSVIGSYSALSQIIEKLSS, from the exons ATGAATCACGTACCTTCTGATCAGAGCTTTTACATTGAAAGCGAGGATGAAGACGACAGGAAAGATTACGCAGAAGAAGAAGAAGATGGTCACAGCCATTCTGATTCCTCTGATGCTAATGATGAACATCACACGCAGAATAAGCCTAACTCATACACTACGGCTTGGCCACAGAGTTACAG GCAGTCCATTGATCTTTACAGTAGTGTACCGTCTCCAAGTATCGGTTTTCTTGGGAACAACTCGATGACGAGATTCGGAAGCTCTTTCTTGTCTTCTTCCCTGATAAGAAGACACACTCCTGAATCTCTACCTGTTGTTACAAAGCCTCTGCTCGAAGCAGAAGAACAAGCACCACCACCACCTAAACACAGGCTTAGCTCTCATGGCTTGCTCCCTCCTGTTCCTTCTAGGAGAAGTTCCATGCGAAAGGAAGAGAGAGTGTCTCATGAAGTTCCCATGTCACGCAATAGCTCATATGGACAAGCTGTTATGAATG GATTGAATGTTCTATGTGGAGTTGGGATACTCTCAACGCCTTATGCTGCTAAAGAAGGAGGATGGTTAGGATTAGGGATACTGTTTATATATGGTCTTCTTTCTTTCTACACTGGAATCCTCCTGCGTTATTGCCTTGACAGTGAGTCTGACCTTGAGACATATCCTGATATTGGCCAAGCTGCTTTTGGTACCACTGGTCGTATCTTTGTCTCG ATAGTACTCTACTTGGAGCTATAT GCGTGTTGTGTGGAATATATAATATTGGAGAGTGATAATTTGTCTTCATTATATCCAAATGCTGCTTTGAGTATTGGAGGATTTGAGTTAGATGCACGCCATCTATTTGCATTGCTGACCACTATAGCTGTTCTCCCCACCGTTTGGCTCAGAGATCTCAGCCTACTAAGTTATATCTCAG CTGGAGGGGTGATTGCATCGGTGCTAGTGGTTTTAAGTTTGTTTTGGATCGGTTTGGTAGATGACGTTGGAATCCACAGCAAAGGAACTACACTGAACTTGTCAACTTTACCTGTAGCTATAGGTCTATACGGTTACTGCTACTCAGGACATGCTGTTTTCCCCAATATTTATACTTCTATGGCCAATCCAAATCAATACCCTTCTGCTCTCTTGACATG CTTTACTATTTGTACTCTGATGTATGCTGGTGTTGCTTTTATGGGTTATACAATGTTTGGAGAAGCAACAGAATCACAGTTTACTCTCAACTTGCCTCAAGATTTGGTTGCTACTAAGATAGCTGTGTGGACTACT GTGGTCAATCCATTTACCAA ATATGCTTTGACCTTATCTCCAGTAGCACTGAGTCTTGAGGAACTGATACCATCAAGGCATAACAAGTCACATTGGTACGCCATTGCCATTAGAACCGCATTGGTCTTCTCTACTCTTCTTGTTGGTCTTGCAATACCTTTCTTTG GTCTTGTCATGTCATTGATTGGATCATTGTTGACAATGCTTGTC ACTCTAATACTTCCACCAGCTTGTTTCTTGAGCATAGTACGGAGAAAAGTTACCAGGACACAG ATGATGCTATGTGTCTTAATCATCGTAGTAGGAGCAATATCTTCTGTCATTGGCTCATATTCAGCTCTCTCTCAGATCATTGAGAAACTAAGCAGCTGA